In the genome of Pediococcus claussenii ATCC BAA-344, one region contains:
- a CDS encoding CPBP family intramembrane glutamic endopeptidase translates to MKLSKSSLLILITYFFIFFLPSILISFFNLGKYYIPIQTLDYLLGAVLLSTIALQTTELNSIEYGRKPFINAIFWGVIGLGLILLLQFIINLLTIASGASTTSQNTQTLLTLAKTNSFFIFAITIGAPIMEELVFRKVLFGNLSNLLGWNNTNLGLVITALISSLAFAFMHSDGHIILYASIGLLFCWLYNRTGRIQTSMITHMLMNSLIAISAIFMK, encoded by the coding sequence ATGAAACTTTCAAAAAGCTCGCTTCTAATTTTAATTACGTATTTCTTTATCTTTTTTCTTCCCTCAATTTTAATTTCTTTTTTCAATCTTGGAAAATATTATATTCCCATCCAAACTCTGGATTATTTACTAGGCGCGGTTCTACTGTCCACGATTGCTCTTCAAACTACCGAATTAAATTCAATAGAATATGGACGTAAGCCGTTCATTAATGCTATTTTTTGGGGTGTAATCGGACTTGGCTTAATTCTACTTCTTCAATTTATAATCAATCTTCTTACTATTGCTTCTGGAGCTAGCACTACTTCTCAGAATACTCAAACATTATTGACACTTGCTAAAACCAACTCATTCTTTATATTTGCAATCACAATTGGCGCTCCAATCATGGAAGAATTAGTCTTTAGAAAGGTTTTGTTTGGTAATCTAAGTAATCTTCTAGGGTGGAATAATACTAACCTTGGTTTAGTTATAACCGCATTGATATCAAGCCTGGCTTTTGCATTCATGCATTCAGACGGCCACATAATACTTTATGCTTCGATCGGATTGCTCTTTTGTTGGCTGTATAATCGAACAGGGCGTATTCAAACATCGATGATTACCCATATGCTAATGAATTCTTTAATTGCCATTAGTGCAATATTTATGAAATAA
- a CDS encoding DNA replication initiation control protein YabA translates to MDKQKLFEKISQLTSATEEHLSELRSLQEEMVEVLEENAELEIENQNLREELGKRISKKTLKKHGSTEHGLSKSRKNLEKLYSGGYHVCNEWFGKRRPENEECAFCVTIIYGDR, encoded by the coding sequence TTGGATAAGCAAAAATTATTTGAAAAAATCAGTCAATTAACATCAGCAACCGAAGAACATTTATCCGAATTGCGAAGTCTACAGGAAGAAATGGTTGAGGTCCTGGAAGAAAATGCCGAATTAGAGATCGAAAACCAAAATTTGCGAGAAGAACTGGGTAAGAGAATTTCTAAAAAAACATTGAAAAAGCACGGAAGTACTGAACATGGATTATCAAAATCAAGAAAGAATTTAGAAAAACTGTACTCGGGCGGATATCATGTTTGTAACGAGTGGTTTGGAAAACGTCGTCCTGAAAATGAAGAGTGTGCCTTTTGTGTCACCATCATTTATGGGGATCGCTAG
- the tsaB gene encoding tRNA (adenosine(37)-N6)-threonylcarbamoyltransferase complex dimerization subunit type 1 TsaB translates to MKILAFDTSNQALSVALLEDQNLLSMQTTNIKRNHSVQLMPVIDHVLKSASVDIQSIGRIVVAEGPGSYTGLRIAVTTAKTLAETIDAELVGISSLEMLVLNAPVDGIVVPFFDARQKNVFAGVYEKSGEKLKTIQADQHIAMKDLLHFLNGLGKSVYFISTDFDKFQLEIEDTLKVIAEHSNRLNNLPNAFALGLLGFQKQELENVFSFIPNYLRKTEAERTWETSHPQELKKESYVKRMD, encoded by the coding sequence ATGAAGATTTTAGCATTTGATACCTCAAACCAAGCTTTATCGGTTGCCTTACTTGAGGATCAGAACTTATTGAGTATGCAGACAACAAATATTAAGCGAAACCACAGCGTACAGTTAATGCCGGTTATTGACCATGTGCTAAAAAGCGCTAGTGTCGATATTCAAAGTATCGGTCGAATTGTGGTGGCAGAAGGCCCTGGATCCTATACTGGGCTGAGAATTGCGGTAACGACTGCTAAAACGTTAGCAGAAACGATCGATGCAGAGTTGGTTGGTATTTCGAGCCTTGAAATGTTAGTTTTGAATGCGCCTGTTGATGGCATTGTGGTTCCATTCTTTGACGCACGACAAAAAAATGTTTTCGCGGGTGTCTATGAAAAGAGCGGGGAGAAGCTTAAAACTATTCAAGCAGATCAGCATATCGCAATGAAAGATCTCCTACATTTTCTAAATGGTTTAGGTAAATCAGTTTACTTTATTTCGACTGATTTTGATAAATTCCAATTGGAGATTGAAGACACTTTAAAAGTAATTGCGGAACATTCTAACCGCTTAAACAATTTGCCGAATGCCTTTGCTTTAGGACTATTAGGATTTCAAAAGCAAGAATTAGAAAATGTATTTAGTTTTATTCCCAACTACCTTAGAAAAACTGAGGCAGAGAGAACATGGGAGACAAGTCATCCACAGGAGCTGAAAAAAGAATCGTATGTTAAACGAATGGATTAA
- the rsmI gene encoding 16S rRNA (cytidine(1402)-2'-O)-methyltransferase: MLSQKSFQEHQDGTLYLVPTPIGNLADMTFRSVEVLKEVELILAEDTRNTQKLLNHFEIKTKQLSFHEFSSEKRIPEVIEKLKNGINIAQVSDAGMPSISDPGHDLVMAAIDVDIPVVPLPGASAGITALIASGIDPQPFEFYGFLPRKTKEQKEVLKKISDVNHTLIFYEAPHRLAKTIQNFKETFDDDRKITLARELTKRYEEFVRGTIGEVFEWTQNNEIRGEFVIILEKSGEDLIERNADLELPIRDHVQKIIDEEDIKPNQAIKKVAKLRGMVKQDVYNIFHELG, encoded by the coding sequence ATGTTATCACAGAAAAGTTTTCAGGAGCATCAAGATGGTACGCTGTATTTGGTTCCAACACCAATTGGTAATTTAGCTGATATGACGTTTCGGTCGGTTGAGGTTCTAAAGGAAGTTGAGTTAATTCTTGCAGAGGATACTAGAAATACACAAAAACTTCTTAACCACTTTGAAATTAAAACTAAACAATTGAGTTTCCATGAATTTAGTTCTGAAAAAAGAATACCTGAAGTAATTGAAAAGCTTAAAAATGGCATCAACATTGCGCAAGTTTCTGACGCAGGAATGCCCTCAATTAGTGATCCAGGACATGATTTGGTGATGGCAGCGATTGATGTTGATATACCGGTTGTTCCATTACCAGGAGCTAGTGCAGGTATTACAGCTTTGATAGCTTCTGGAATTGATCCACAACCATTTGAATTTTATGGTTTTCTCCCAAGAAAAACAAAAGAACAAAAAGAAGTTTTAAAAAAAATATCTGATGTGAATCACACCCTAATTTTTTATGAAGCACCACATCGTTTAGCAAAAACAATTCAGAATTTTAAAGAAACTTTTGATGATGATCGAAAAATTACACTTGCTCGCGAACTCACGAAACGCTATGAAGAATTTGTAAGAGGAACTATTGGTGAAGTGTTTGAATGGACCCAAAACAATGAGATTCGGGGAGAATTTGTAATTATCCTTGAAAAAAGTGGGGAGGATCTGATTGAAAGGAATGCTGATCTAGAATTACCAATTAGAGATCATGTTCAAAAAATTATTGATGAAGAGGATATAAAACCCAATCAAGCGATAAAAAAGGTTGCAAAGCTACGTGGCATGGTAAAGCAAGATGTTTACAATATTTTTCATGAACTAGGTTAA
- a CDS encoding serine hydrolase domain-containing protein, with the protein MTDKLHQIHQAVQTAIDNGVIFGASYSLISQEEIEMRFEGVQGDDELNIALDPSMIYDLGSLTQSVATTTRIFQLLAIREIGFRDPVVKYLPGFSHAEINIWHLLSQQSGLPVQIPSASNMTGLEFVNVLYDIDLDFKPGDHVQHSPLNMILLGLIIRSTDGSIDRSVQDHILYPLAMTNTGYNLNRPKIRFVPTRKDAKRGQIQGQVEDYQGLILNGESGYSGLFSTLNDLTVFVEMMLQRGNYQGKEILDPQIFTLLQKFDEDGQSLGWRRSRSNKGLFYMQSPTGVIAFDIAKRQGLVCMTSFIEDEEDRKKLLNEILKVVE; encoded by the coding sequence ATGACAGATAAACTTCATCAAATTCATCAAGCAGTTCAGACAGCAATTGATAATGGTGTTATTTTTGGGGCGTCGTATAGTTTGATTTCTCAAGAAGAGATCGAGATGCGTTTTGAAGGTGTTCAAGGTGATGATGAGTTAAATATTGCGTTGGATCCTTCAATGATCTACGATTTGGGCAGTTTGACACAGAGTGTAGCCACTACTACTCGTATTTTTCAGTTACTTGCCATTCGAGAGATTGGTTTTCGGGATCCGGTTGTTAAATACTTACCAGGCTTCTCCCATGCAGAAATTAATATCTGGCATTTGTTATCGCAACAAAGCGGTTTACCAGTACAAATTCCAAGTGCATCAAATATGACAGGACTTGAATTTGTAAATGTTTTATATGATATTGATCTCGATTTCAAACCAGGAGATCATGTCCAACATTCGCCGCTCAATATGATTCTACTGGGGTTGATTATTCGATCAACTGACGGTTCAATTGATCGAAGTGTTCAAGACCATATTTTATATCCCTTAGCTATGACTAACACTGGTTATAATTTAAATCGACCAAAAATTCGCTTTGTGCCAACTCGAAAAGACGCCAAAAGAGGGCAAATTCAAGGTCAAGTTGAAGACTACCAAGGATTAATTCTGAATGGTGAAAGTGGTTATTCCGGCTTGTTTTCAACATTGAACGATTTAACCGTCTTTGTTGAAATGATGTTGCAACGCGGTAATTATCAAGGTAAGGAAATATTGGATCCTCAGATTTTTACCCTTTTACAGAAGTTTGATGAGGATGGACAGTCACTTGGCTGGCGGAGATCACGCTCAAATAAGGGACTGTTCTACATGCAAAGTCCGACCGGGGTGATTGCTTTTGATATTGCAAAACGCCAAGGCTTGGTTTGTATGACAAGTTTTATCGAGGATGAAGAAGATCGTAAAAAGTTACTGAATGAAATTTTAAAAGTAGTTGAATAA
- the tsaD gene encoding tRNA (adenosine(37)-N6)-threonylcarbamoyltransferase complex transferase subunit TsaD: MVIGRYILAIESSCDETSVAVVQDGSVILSNIIATQISSHQRFGGVVPEVASRHHIEQITICISAALQKAEIKKEDLDAVAVTYGPGLVGALLVGVTAAKAFAYANNLPLIPVNHMAGHIYAARFVKPIVFPSLALLVSGGHTELVYMPRENEFQIIGETRDDAAGEAYDKIGRVMGLKYPAGKEIDQMAHHGQDTFHFPRAMQNEENFDFSFSGLKSAFINTVHNAEQVNKTLNHNDLAASFQQSVIDVIVKKTLRACEEFDIRQLILAGGVAANQGLRERLSSDIRNSFPTLDLVLAPIELCGDNGAMVGAAGYVAYQYGVVSDDLTLNAEPSLEFEWAEHAEK, encoded by the coding sequence ATGGTGATAGGTAGATATATATTAGCTATTGAGTCTAGTTGTGATGAAACAAGTGTAGCAGTAGTACAGGATGGATCGGTTATTTTATCTAATATTATCGCCACGCAGATCAGCAGCCACCAGAGATTTGGTGGAGTTGTGCCGGAAGTGGCTAGTCGTCACCATATTGAGCAAATCACAATATGTATTAGTGCAGCTTTGCAGAAAGCAGAGATCAAAAAAGAAGATCTTGATGCTGTAGCCGTCACTTATGGTCCAGGATTGGTTGGAGCTTTGCTAGTCGGGGTGACAGCGGCTAAAGCATTTGCATATGCGAATAACTTACCGTTAATTCCAGTTAATCATATGGCTGGTCATATTTATGCAGCACGTTTTGTGAAGCCAATTGTTTTTCCATCTTTAGCACTGTTAGTTTCGGGTGGTCATACTGAGTTAGTATATATGCCACGTGAGAATGAGTTTCAAATTATTGGAGAAACACGCGACGACGCTGCAGGTGAAGCCTACGATAAGATCGGTAGGGTAATGGGCCTGAAGTATCCGGCTGGGAAAGAAATTGATCAAATGGCGCATCATGGCCAGGATACATTTCATTTTCCAAGAGCCATGCAGAATGAAGAAAACTTTGATTTTAGTTTTAGCGGTTTGAAGAGTGCTTTTATTAATACGGTTCATAATGCGGAACAAGTAAACAAAACGCTGAATCATAACGATTTAGCTGCAAGTTTCCAACAAAGTGTTATCGATGTTATTGTTAAAAAAACTTTACGGGCTTGTGAGGAATTCGACATTCGACAATTGATTTTAGCTGGGGGGGTTGCAGCAAATCAAGGATTACGCGAACGACTTAGTAGTGACATCCGCAACTCTTTTCCAACATTGGATCTTGTACTGGCTCCAATTGAACTTTGCGGAGATAACGGAGCAATGGTAGGAGCTGCAGGCTATGTAGCTTATCAGTACGGTGTGGTTAGTGACGACTTGACATTAAATGCAGAGCCGAGCCTAGAGTTTGAATGGGCGGAGCATGCTGAAAAATAG
- the groES gene encoding co-chaperone GroES has protein sequence MLKPLGDRVVLEVKEEEEQTVGGIVLASNAKEKSQTGKVVAVGDGLVLDNGEKLPMSVKTGDTVIYDKYSGTEVTFENNKYLVVHEKDLIAVID, from the coding sequence GTGTTAAAACCTTTAGGTGATCGCGTTGTTTTAGAAGTAAAAGAAGAAGAGGAACAAACTGTTGGTGGAATTGTTTTAGCAAGTAATGCTAAAGAGAAATCGCAAACTGGTAAAGTAGTTGCTGTTGGTGACGGTTTGGTTCTTGATAATGGTGAAAAACTACCAATGAGCGTTAAAACAGGTGATACGGTTATTTACGACAAATATTCAGGAACAGAAGTAACATTTGAAAATAATAAGTACTTAGTAGTACACGAAAAAGATTTAATTGCCGTAATCGACTAA
- the galE gene encoding UDP-glucose 4-epimerase GalE, translated as MSILVIGGAGYIGSHMVKRLVENDEEVVVADDLSRGHRAAINDKAKFYKGDIRDRSFLDGLFEKEAIDTVVHFAAYSIVPESMEKPLKYFDNNVGGMITLLEAMRDHDVKRIIFSSTAATYGVPEKSPISEVDATKPINPYGESKLMMEKIIHWADEAYGIKFVALRYFNVAGADPDGSIGEDHGPETHLVPIILQVALGTREKLQIYGNDYNTPDGTNVRDYVHVLDLADAHILAIKYLKDGNSSDVFNLGSSSGFSVQEMLEAAREATNKEIPAVVAPRRAGDPDSLIADSSKARSVLGWNPKYDDVKEIIKTAWNWTQKHPKGYADRK; from the coding sequence ATGAGTATTCTAGTGATCGGTGGAGCTGGTTATATTGGCTCTCATATGGTGAAACGACTGGTAGAAAATGACGAAGAAGTGGTTGTTGCTGATGATTTATCAAGAGGACATCGAGCAGCTATCAATGATAAAGCCAAGTTTTATAAGGGTGACATAAGAGATAGATCATTTTTGGACGGGCTTTTTGAAAAAGAAGCAATTGATACAGTTGTCCACTTCGCTGCTTATTCGATTGTCCCGGAATCAATGGAAAAACCCCTGAAGTATTTTGACAATAATGTTGGTGGCATGATTACTTTGCTTGAAGCAATGCGTGATCATGATGTAAAACGGATTATTTTTTCATCAACTGCTGCAACTTATGGTGTCCCAGAAAAGTCTCCAATTTCAGAAGTTGACGCTACTAAACCGATTAATCCCTACGGTGAAAGTAAGTTAATGATGGAAAAGATCATTCATTGGGCGGATGAAGCGTACGGAATTAAATTTGTTGCCTTGCGATACTTTAATGTTGCCGGAGCTGATCCAGATGGCTCAATTGGGGAAGATCATGGACCAGAGACACATTTAGTACCAATTATTTTACAAGTAGCCCTTGGTACGCGCGAGAAGTTGCAAATTTATGGAAATGATTATAATACGCCTGATGGAACCAATGTACGAGACTATGTTCATGTTCTTGATTTGGCAGATGCTCATATTCTTGCAATTAAGTATCTAAAAGATGGAAATAGCAGTGATGTTTTTAATCTTGGTTCATCGTCTGGTTTTTCTGTTCAAGAAATGTTAGAAGCGGCTCGTGAAGCAACCAACAAAGAAATTCCTGCAGTTGTTGCACCAAGACGTGCAGGTGATCCGGATTCATTAATTGCTGATAGTTCAAAGGCTCGTTCAGTGTTAGGGTGGAATCCTAAGTATGATGATGTTAAAGAAATTATCAAAACAGCTTGGAATTGGACTCAAAAGCATCCTAAAGGCTACGCTGATCGAAAATAA
- a CDS encoding acyl-[acyl-carrier-protein] thioesterase, with protein MAGKNFSEKHRILYYEGDQNAHVTLPMLVNMMVLASEDQSELLGVGPKKMSTTGLGWVVTQYQIKIKKMPKINEEVTISTEAINHNAYFCQRDFWISDKEGNELVHATSIFVMMDLQKRKMQKLIPEILEPYESEEVKQIIRLPKIIEPEDGEKLSHQYSVRYLDIDQNRHVNNSRYFEWMINTLDDEVLTNNFPSEVNVRYHVEVQPGAMINSKAIRSGSQGDFRTNHKIFVDDTLCTEANIEWQSYLE; from the coding sequence ATGGCAGGGAAAAATTTTTCAGAAAAACATCGTATTTTATATTATGAGGGAGATCAGAATGCACATGTAACTCTTCCCATGTTAGTAAATATGATGGTTTTAGCTTCTGAGGATCAAAGCGAATTATTGGGCGTTGGTCCTAAGAAGATGAGTACAACGGGATTAGGTTGGGTTGTTACTCAATATCAAATAAAAATAAAAAAAATGCCTAAGATTAATGAAGAAGTGACCATTTCGACCGAAGCCATTAATCATAATGCGTACTTTTGTCAGCGTGATTTTTGGATTAGTGATAAAGAAGGCAATGAATTAGTTCACGCAACTTCGATTTTTGTAATGATGGATCTCCAAAAACGTAAAATGCAAAAATTGATCCCAGAGATCTTGGAACCATACGAATCTGAAGAAGTTAAACAAATTATTCGTTTACCAAAGATTATTGAGCCTGAGGATGGGGAAAAATTATCCCATCAATATTCGGTCCGTTATTTAGATATTGATCAAAATCGACATGTGAATAATTCCAGATACTTTGAATGGATGATCAATACGCTGGATGATGAGGTATTGACTAATAATTTTCCAAGTGAAGTTAATGTTCGTTATCATGTGGAAGTTCAACCGGGAGCAATGATTAACAGTAAAGCAATCAGGTCTGGATCTCAGGGAGATTTTAGAACTAATCATAAGATTTTTGTGGACGATACTCTTTGTACAGAGGCAAATATTGAGTGGCAATCATATTTAGAGTAA
- the rimI gene encoding ribosomal protein S18-alanine N-acetyltransferase — protein MLNEWIKWVKSNFFNRTGRLREEAFEIKRHNVNIEKEPYFVAQAMFTDIPEILEVERTVYDGQTPWDRAAFANELRRKFDRLYLVVRKNDQLIAFIGSSFDDRTKRAHITNVAVEPSFQHRGIGAFLIEAIIKKAHHAQYKTVTLEVRKSNLNAQALYLKIGFEKTGIKERYYFGDHEDAIDMSLNLQKWRGGYDGDR, from the coding sequence ATGTTAAACGAATGGATTAAGTGGGTTAAATCAAATTTCTTCAATCGAACTGGAAGGTTACGGGAAGAAGCTTTTGAAATCAAACGTCACAATGTGAATATTGAAAAGGAACCATATTTTGTAGCACAAGCAATGTTTACCGATATCCCAGAAATTTTAGAAGTTGAACGGACGGTTTATGATGGCCAAACACCGTGGGATCGTGCAGCGTTTGCAAATGAGTTACGACGCAAGTTTGACCGTCTGTATTTAGTTGTTAGAAAAAATGATCAACTAATTGCTTTTATTGGATCGTCATTTGATGATCGGACTAAGCGTGCCCACATAACCAATGTTGCAGTAGAACCTTCTTTTCAGCACCGCGGAATTGGTGCCTTTTTAATTGAAGCGATAATTAAAAAAGCACATCATGCACAATACAAAACAGTCACATTAGAGGTACGAAAAAGTAATTTAAACGCACAAGCCCTCTATTTAAAAATTGGATTCGAAAAAACCGGAATTAAAGAGCGTTATTATTTTGGCGATCATGAGGACGCGATTGATATGTCCTTAAACTTACAAAAATGGCGAGGAGGATACGATGGTGATAGGTAG
- the groL gene encoding chaperonin GroEL (60 kDa chaperone family; promotes refolding of misfolded polypeptides especially under stressful conditions; forms two stacked rings of heptamers to form a barrel-shaped 14mer; ends can be capped by GroES; misfolded proteins enter the barrel where they are refolded when GroES binds) — protein sequence MAKEIKFSEDARTKMLKGVDQLADTVKSTIGPKGRNVVLEQSYGSPTITNDGVTIAKAIELEDHFENMGAKLVSEVASKTNDIAGDGTTTATVLTQAIVNEGMKNVTAGANPVGIRRGIEKATSKAVEALHKMSHEVKTKDDIAQIASISSANPEVGKLIADAMEKVGNDGVITIEESRGVDTSLDVVEGMQFDRGYMSQYMVTDNDKMEADLDNPYILITDKKISNIQDILPLLQSVVEQSRSLLIIADDITGEALPTLVLNKMRGTFNVVAVKAPGFGDRRKDQLEDIAILTGGTVITDDLGLNLKDATIEQLGQANKVTVTKDDTTVVEGAGSKEQIAERVTTLKQQIAETTSDFDKEKLQERLAKLAGGVAVVRVGAATETELKEKKYRIEDALNATRAAVDEGFVSGGGTALINVIPALDDIDATGDELTGVNIVRRALEEPVRQIAENAGEEGSVIVTRLKSEKPGVGYNAANDQWVDMIEAGIVDPTKVTRSALQNAASVSALLLTTEAVVADLPGKDDAPAAPANPGMGMM from the coding sequence ATGGCTAAAGAGATTAAATTTTCAGAAGATGCTCGTACAAAAATGTTAAAAGGTGTCGATCAACTTGCTGACACAGTTAAATCAACAATCGGTCCAAAGGGTCGTAACGTGGTTCTCGAACAATCATATGGTTCACCAACAATTACTAATGATGGTGTAACAATTGCAAAGGCAATCGAGTTAGAAGACCATTTCGAAAATATGGGAGCTAAGTTGGTTTCTGAGGTTGCATCAAAGACAAATGACATTGCTGGTGACGGAACAACAACTGCAACGGTTTTGACCCAAGCAATTGTTAATGAAGGTATGAAGAATGTTACCGCAGGTGCAAATCCTGTTGGTATTCGTCGTGGAATTGAAAAAGCAACAAGTAAAGCGGTTGAAGCATTACACAAAATGTCACACGAAGTTAAGACAAAGGATGACATTGCACAGATCGCTTCAATTTCATCAGCTAATCCAGAAGTCGGTAAGTTAATTGCAGATGCTATGGAAAAGGTTGGCAATGATGGTGTTATTACGATTGAAGAATCGCGTGGTGTTGACACAAGTTTAGACGTTGTTGAAGGTATGCAATTTGATCGTGGATACATGTCACAATACATGGTAACTGATAATGATAAGATGGAAGCTGACCTTGACAATCCTTATATCTTAATTACAGATAAAAAGATTAGTAACATTCAAGATATTTTACCTTTGCTTCAGTCGGTTGTTGAGCAAAGTCGTTCACTATTAATTATTGCGGATGATATTACTGGTGAAGCACTACCAACTTTGGTATTGAATAAGATGCGTGGAACATTCAATGTAGTTGCCGTTAAAGCTCCTGGTTTTGGAGATCGTCGCAAAGATCAGCTTGAGGATATTGCTATCTTAACTGGTGGTACTGTAATTACGGATGATCTTGGCTTGAATTTGAAGGATGCAACAATTGAACAACTTGGACAAGCTAATAAAGTTACAGTAACTAAGGATGATACAACAGTTGTTGAAGGCGCTGGAAGTAAGGAACAAATTGCTGAGCGTGTTACAACGTTGAAGCAACAAATTGCTGAAACGACATCAGACTTTGATAAGGAAAAGTTGCAAGAACGTTTGGCTAAACTCGCAGGTGGCGTTGCTGTGGTTCGTGTTGGTGCTGCAACTGAAACAGAGCTTAAAGAAAAGAAGTATCGTATTGAAGATGCATTAAATGCTACTCGTGCAGCAGTAGATGAAGGATTCGTTTCTGGTGGTGGTACTGCTTTAATTAATGTCATTCCCGCACTAGATGATATTGATGCTACTGGCGATGAGCTTACTGGTGTTAATATTGTACGTCGTGCGCTCGAAGAACCTGTTCGCCAAATTGCTGAAAATGCTGGTGAAGAAGGATCAGTTATTGTTACACGTTTGAAGAGTGAAAAGCCAGGAGTAGGTTACAATGCCGCAAACGATCAGTGGGTAGACATGATCGAAGCTGGAATTGTTGACCCAACGAAGGTAACCCGATCAGCATTACAAAATGCAGCAAGTGTATCAGCACTCCTATTGACAACAGAAGCCGTTGTTGCTGATTTACCAGGTAAAGATGATGCACCAGCCGCTCCGGCCAACCCCGGAATGGGCATGATGTAA